A portion of the Acidobacteriaceae bacterium genome contains these proteins:
- the aroB gene encoding 3-dehydroquinate synthase, translated as MSTEIQVRTPSANYTVEIGPGLLANIADRISALHDTPKAKLFVVTSPVIWNHWSERFLASFGEHQPIVLQVLSGEQYKRFSTLESLAEQLAQHGADRDSILIAFGGGVLGDLTGFLAAIYMRGIRYVQIPTTALAQIDSSVGGKTGANLAAGKNLIGAFFHPLAVYADIDTLSTLPENELRSGLQEAVKAGIIRDSALFDYMESHADAILAGNHEALTHVIADAVQMKATVVAEDEKEIGVRMLLNLGHTLGHAIEAATNYEQLLHGEAIAWGMIAANSIAQKRGLVTPEQAERIASLIRAYGPLKPFTANPETLVALTAKDKKNRSDARRFVLSVGIGDATVVRDVTEAELLEGAEELFAQMPGTEDLAETNA; from the coding sequence ATGTCCACCGAGATCCAGGTCCGCACGCCGTCCGCCAACTACACCGTCGAAATCGGCCCCGGCCTCCTCGCAAACATCGCCGACCGCATCTCGGCCCTGCACGACACCCCTAAGGCGAAGCTCTTCGTCGTCACCTCGCCCGTCATCTGGAACCACTGGTCCGAGCGCTTCCTCGCCTCCTTCGGCGAACATCAGCCGATCGTCCTCCAGGTCCTCTCCGGCGAGCAATACAAGCGCTTCTCCACCCTCGAATCCCTCGCCGAACAGCTCGCCCAGCACGGTGCCGACCGCGACAGCATCCTCATCGCCTTCGGCGGCGGCGTCCTCGGCGACCTCACCGGCTTCCTCGCCGCCATCTACATGCGCGGCATCCGCTACGTGCAGATCCCGACCACCGCTCTCGCGCAGATCGACTCCTCCGTCGGCGGCAAAACCGGCGCCAACCTCGCAGCGGGCAAAAACCTCATCGGCGCCTTCTTCCATCCACTCGCCGTCTACGCCGACATCGACACCCTCTCGACCCTGCCCGAAAACGAGCTCCGCTCCGGCCTCCAGGAAGCCGTCAAAGCCGGCATCATCCGCGACAGCGCCCTCTTCGACTACATGGAGTCGCACGCCGACGCCATCCTCGCCGGCAACCACGAAGCCCTCACCCACGTCATCGCCGACGCCGTGCAGATGAAGGCCACCGTCGTCGCCGAGGACGAAAAAGAGATCGGCGTCCGCATGTTGCTCAACCTCGGCCACACCCTCGGCCACGCCATCGAAGCCGCCACCAACTACGAGCAGCTTCTGCACGGTGAAGCCATCGCCTGGGGCATGATCGCGGCCAACTCCATCGCGCAAAAGCGCGGCCTCGTCACTCCCGAGCAAGCCGAACGCATCGCCAGCCTCATCCGCGCCTACGGCCCACTCAAGCCCTTCACCGCGAACCCCGAGACCCTCGTCGCGCTCACGGCCAAGGACAAGAAGAACCGCTCCGACGCACGCCGCTTCGTCCTCTCGGTCGGCATCGGCGACGCCACCGTCGTCCGCGACGTCACCGAAGCCGAACTCCTCGAAGGCGCCGAAGAGCTCTTCGCCCAGATGCCCGGCACCGAAGACCTCGCCGAGACTAATGCATGA
- a CDS encoding beta-propeller fold lactonase family protein: protein MDWRKTASRAVAVSVLCGLPALAGCQFFFSCESKASCGGSDTTTSSNIIYAGNSSTGSTYLNGYSNTSGVLAAVTSSPFSLGYVPSAMVVNEAGTYLYVATQTGIIYSYVISSTGTLSGVVSQAQPGYAEASMDVSPDGKWLFAIDGSTSTAPILHIYAIGTSAALTETTQVTLLSNTTYAIVPKMVRVSPDNDYIAVANGSGGSEIVAFDTSNGTVSSTVQYLGTQSSGDGDNAIAWDNNDRLYLARTTAVTSPTQYSVLVYSATSGAYVTTAIPSSYTTGTAPFSMTFADDYAYLYVGNRTDSTISMFSQASGALTSLGTVSAPTNVSALTADQSGNYVVAAGYAASGGLQIYAVGSTGGLTAQSTTEATTATTSVPTTLAATH, encoded by the coding sequence ATGGATTGGCGAAAAACAGCGAGTCGAGCGGTGGCTGTGTCGGTATTGTGCGGATTACCTGCGCTGGCGGGATGCCAGTTCTTCTTTTCCTGCGAAAGCAAAGCTAGTTGCGGCGGCTCGGATACGACGACCTCGTCGAACATTATTTACGCGGGCAACAGCTCGACGGGTTCGACGTATCTGAACGGCTACTCGAATACGAGCGGTGTGCTGGCGGCGGTGACGAGTTCCCCGTTTTCTTTGGGGTATGTGCCTTCGGCGATGGTGGTGAACGAGGCTGGTACGTACCTTTATGTGGCGACGCAGACGGGCATCATCTACTCGTACGTGATCAGCTCGACGGGGACGCTGAGCGGCGTTGTGTCGCAGGCCCAGCCGGGGTACGCCGAGGCGTCGATGGATGTGAGCCCGGATGGAAAGTGGCTGTTTGCGATCGACGGATCTACGTCGACTGCGCCAATTCTTCATATCTATGCCATTGGAACGTCCGCGGCTTTGACGGAGACGACGCAGGTAACGCTGCTGAGCAACACGACGTACGCGATCGTTCCGAAGATGGTGCGTGTTTCGCCGGACAACGACTACATCGCAGTGGCGAATGGATCGGGCGGGTCAGAGATTGTTGCGTTTGATACGTCGAACGGGACGGTTTCTTCGACAGTGCAGTATCTGGGAACGCAGTCTTCGGGCGATGGTGACAACGCGATTGCGTGGGACAACAACGACCGGTTATATCTGGCGCGAACGACGGCAGTGACGAGCCCGACCCAGTACTCGGTGCTTGTTTACTCCGCTACCAGCGGAGCCTATGTAACGACGGCGATCCCTTCCAGCTATACGACGGGAACGGCACCGTTCTCCATGACGTTTGCGGATGATTACGCTTATCTTTACGTGGGCAACAGGACGGATAGTACGATTTCGATGTTCTCGCAGGCGAGTGGTGCGTTGACGTCTCTGGGAACGGTGAGCGCACCGACGAATGTTTCGGCTTTGACGGCGGACCAGTCTGGCAACTACGTGGTCGCTGCAGGATATGCGGCGTCGGGCGGGTTGCAGATCTACGCTGTTGGGTCGACGGGCGGGTTGACGGCGCAGTCGACGACGGAAGCCACGACGGCGACGACGAGTGTGCCGACGACGCTGGCGGCAACTCACTAG
- the ubiE gene encoding bifunctional demethylmenaquinone methyltransferase/2-methoxy-6-polyprenyl-1,4-benzoquinol methylase UbiE — MTTETTGARTADERTQAEAAQNVQAMFNAIAPKYDLLNHLISMGLDRHWWKKTARAFAPVLQNPDARVLDICCGTGDQTFALQSARPATGARLTGLDFSAQMLDRARCKYATEPIDWVEGDAMHLPFPDASFDLVTSAFGFRNLTDYAGGLREIARVLKPGGQIGILEANQPEGLSALVYNLYFSQIAPLIGGMISGDRAAYKYLPDSVRRFPRPPRMLSLMTEAGFITPAWDGYLLHSAGLYRATKA; from the coding sequence ATGACCACCGAAACCACAGGCGCACGCACCGCCGACGAACGCACCCAGGCCGAAGCCGCCCAGAACGTACAAGCGATGTTCAACGCCATCGCCCCTAAGTACGACCTGCTGAACCACCTCATCAGCATGGGTCTCGACCGCCACTGGTGGAAGAAGACCGCCCGCGCCTTCGCGCCCGTCCTCCAGAACCCCGACGCCCGCGTCCTCGACATCTGCTGCGGCACCGGCGACCAGACCTTCGCCCTGCAATCGGCCCGCCCCGCCACCGGCGCACGCCTCACCGGCCTCGACTTCTCCGCGCAAATGCTCGACCGCGCCCGCTGCAAGTACGCCACCGAGCCCATCGACTGGGTCGAAGGCGATGCCATGCACCTGCCCTTCCCCGACGCCAGCTTCGACCTCGTCACCTCGGCCTTCGGCTTCCGCAACCTTACCGACTACGCCGGCGGCCTCCGCGAAATCGCCCGCGTCCTCAAACCCGGCGGTCAGATCGGTATCCTCGAAGCCAACCAGCCCGAAGGCCTCTCCGCCCTCGTCTACAACCTGTACTTCTCGCAGATCGCGCCCCTCATCGGCGGCATGATCTCCGGCGACCGCGCCGCCTACAAGTACCTCCCCGACTCGGTCCGCCGCTTCCCGCGCCCTCCCAGAATGCTCTCCCTGATGACCGAAGCAGGCTTCATCACTCCAGCCTGGGACGGCTACCTCCTGCACTCCGCAGGCCTCTACCGAGCCACCAAAGCCTAG
- a CDS encoding twin-arginine translocase TatA/TatE family subunit, whose translation MPSFSDSIFLFVLALLLFGPKRLPALARELGKWVGEFRRASNEFKMQMEDELRAVEQAERETRIAAMQAAAPVAPALPQPEPLPEHTILPPDTAPSESIASVEPVDETASRALADPLSDSEPFAAPEPFAAPEPTFEAAPPASEPLPIASSGSLNIMPPSTGLPESRSPRASTPAADPLGGGLLESIPVTNEEPSTSAHPASENANHG comes from the coding sequence ATGCCGAGTTTTTCTGACAGCATTTTTCTCTTTGTGCTGGCGCTACTCCTCTTCGGCCCGAAGAGGCTGCCCGCCCTCGCCCGCGAACTTGGCAAATGGGTGGGCGAGTTCCGCCGCGCCTCCAACGAGTTCAAGATGCAGATGGAAGACGAACTCCGTGCCGTCGAGCAAGCCGAACGCGAGACCCGGATCGCCGCCATGCAGGCCGCCGCGCCCGTCGCTCCGGCCCTTCCGCAGCCGGAGCCGCTTCCCGAGCACACCATCCTGCCTCCCGACACAGCTCCCAGCGAATCCATCGCCTCGGTCGAGCCCGTCGACGAAACAGCCTCCCGTGCCCTCGCCGATCCGCTCTCAGACTCCGAGCCCTTTGCGGCCCCAGAACCTTTCGCCGCACCCGAGCCGACCTTCGAAGCCGCGCCCCCAGCATCGGAGCCGCTTCCCATCGCCTCTTCCGGCAGCCTGAACATCATGCCGCCCTCTACCGGACTGCCCGAATCACGCTCTCCGCGTGCGTCCACACCCGCAGCCGACCCGCTCGGCGGCGGCCTCCTCGAAAGCATCCCCGTGACCAACGAAGAACCCAGCACCTCGGCCCACCCGGCCTCGGAGAACGCCAACCATGGCTGA
- a CDS encoding SH3 domain-containing protein, giving the protein MQSGLWQRRTATAVVALAAMMAASGCSRFRKHDGPSKYVYVTAKEATLRDRVAAVSNRTGTVENGEKLAVLERARRFIKVKTPSGAVGWIEEKLTADQALADKFEELKQQHLHDTVVAKAVARDDVYLHFAPGRSTERFFRLGEGDTMSMMERATVQKPLPPGQAPPHVDPSDPSSPLAPPAMEDWWLVRDSKGQTGWIYSRMIDVSEPDTLARYSEGQRIVGAYVLATVDDPDSGMVNGGVTVTQIPEYVTVLAPYKAGLPYDFDQVRVFTWNRNKHRYETAFREKNIEGYLPVVITKGKDPYGKSAMAGMDLPMFKYHTLAAEAPAPVPDASGLIKPGKLVEKTYRLEETTVHRILPPGAIKPEEAHPVVEEKKDKKKGKKKR; this is encoded by the coding sequence TTGCAGAGCGGGCTTTGGCAGCGTAGGACGGCAACAGCGGTTGTGGCTTTGGCGGCGATGATGGCAGCGAGCGGATGCTCGCGCTTTCGCAAGCACGACGGGCCGTCGAAGTACGTGTACGTAACGGCCAAGGAAGCGACTTTGCGGGACCGGGTGGCGGCTGTGTCCAACCGCACCGGGACGGTGGAGAACGGCGAAAAGCTGGCCGTGCTGGAGCGCGCTCGACGTTTTATCAAGGTGAAGACGCCGAGCGGCGCGGTGGGCTGGATTGAAGAAAAACTGACGGCTGACCAGGCACTGGCGGACAAGTTCGAAGAGTTGAAGCAGCAGCATCTGCATGACACGGTGGTGGCAAAGGCCGTGGCTCGTGACGATGTGTATCTGCACTTTGCGCCGGGGCGTTCGACGGAGCGCTTTTTCCGCCTGGGCGAAGGCGACACGATGAGCATGATGGAGCGGGCGACGGTGCAGAAGCCTCTGCCGCCGGGGCAGGCCCCGCCGCATGTTGACCCGAGTGATCCGAGTTCGCCGCTGGCTCCTCCTGCGATGGAGGACTGGTGGCTGGTGCGCGACAGCAAGGGCCAGACGGGGTGGATCTACTCGCGCATGATCGATGTGAGTGAGCCGGATACGCTGGCGCGTTACTCGGAAGGCCAGCGGATTGTGGGAGCGTATGTGCTCGCGACGGTGGACGATCCTGACTCAGGGATGGTGAACGGCGGCGTTACGGTGACGCAGATTCCTGAGTATGTGACGGTGCTGGCGCCGTACAAGGCCGGGTTGCCGTATGACTTTGACCAGGTGCGGGTGTTTACGTGGAACCGGAACAAGCATCGCTATGAGACGGCGTTTCGCGAGAAGAATATCGAGGGCTATCTGCCGGTCGTGATCACGAAGGGCAAAGATCCCTATGGCAAGAGTGCCATGGCCGGGATGGATCTGCCGATGTTCAAGTACCACACGCTGGCGGCGGAGGCCCCTGCGCCGGTGCCGGATGCGAGCGGGCTGATCAAGCCAGGGAAGCTGGTTGAGAAGACGTATCGGTTGGAGGAGACGACCGTACATCGGATTCTGCCGCCGGGCGCGATCAAGCCGGAGGAAGCGCATCCTGTGGTGGAAGAGAAAAAAGACAAGAAGAAGGGCAAGAAGAAGCGGTAG
- the tatC gene encoding twin-arginine translocase subunit TatC, with protein sequence MAEDVLDRARNAVKDRAELPGMSLMEHLTELRSRLLWSIGYLLLGAIVAYIFSERLINYMQKPLLDIGLQMTMTHPTDALNLTIKTSVVCGAILASPFILYQVWLFISPGMYSHERRYVWPFMFCTVGLFLAGAWFGYRYVLPGAMKVLIQQMGHNLNHMITIEDYTGFFLAVILGLGITFELPIIIFFLALFGIVDSKFLLKHFRYAVLAIFLVAAVICPTPDPIGMCLFATPMLVLYFLGVFVAYFVHPSRRNKKAAA encoded by the coding sequence ATGGCTGAAGACGTTCTCGACCGCGCCCGTAACGCCGTCAAAGACCGCGCCGAACTTCCCGGCATGAGTCTCATGGAGCACCTCACCGAGCTCCGCAGCCGCCTCCTCTGGTCCATCGGCTACCTCCTCCTCGGGGCCATCGTCGCCTACATCTTCTCCGAGCGACTCATCAACTACATGCAGAAGCCCTTGCTCGACATCGGCCTGCAGATGACGATGACGCACCCCACCGACGCCCTCAACCTCACCATCAAGACCTCGGTCGTCTGTGGCGCCATCCTCGCCAGCCCCTTCATCCTCTACCAGGTCTGGCTCTTCATCTCGCCCGGCATGTACTCGCACGAGCGACGCTACGTCTGGCCCTTCATGTTCTGCACCGTCGGCCTCTTCCTCGCCGGCGCATGGTTCGGCTACCGCTACGTTCTGCCTGGAGCCATGAAGGTTCTCATCCAGCAGATGGGCCACAACCTCAACCACATGATCACCATCGAGGACTACACCGGCTTCTTCCTCGCCGTCATCCTCGGCCTCGGCATCACGTTTGAGCTCCCCATCATCATCTTCTTCCTTGCGCTCTTCGGCATCGTCGACTCCAAGTTCCTGCTCAAGCACTTCCGCTACGCCGTGCTCGCAATCTTCCTCGTCGCCGCCGTCATCTGCCCCACGCCAGACCCCATCGGCATGTGCCTCTTCGCCACCCCCATGCTCGTCCTCTACTTCCTCGGCGTCTTCGTGGCCTACTTCGTCCACCCCTCCCGCCGAAACAAAAAGGCCGCAGCCTGA
- a CDS encoding TerC/Alx family metal homeostasis membrane protein — protein sequence MTPLSHWIWFHVAVVVLMAIEFGLHRILPNPHRKAVWATVLWTTAALALAAVFIPHYGTSGATEYTASWAIEEALSVDNLFVFLLLFKTFGIPEDRQPKVLFWGVAGAIVMRGAFIAGGLSLLARFHWVEYVFGLILLVAAFRLLKPESEDEHATNQPAWLRWLTKVHPVSPRTDVFSAREAIGSSSKRLWMPTTLLLALIAVELTDVVFALDSIPAVLSITRTPFLAYTSNIMAVMGLRSLYVLLAALLKSLRFMHYGLAALLAFAAVKMLIAHWLEIGPLVSLGVIAGVLAITVGTSLAFKQKTA from the coding sequence GTGACCCCACTCTCCCATTGGATCTGGTTCCACGTCGCCGTCGTCGTGCTCATGGCGATCGAGTTCGGCCTGCACCGCATCCTCCCCAACCCCCACCGCAAAGCCGTCTGGGCCACCGTCCTCTGGACCACCGCCGCCCTCGCCCTCGCCGCTGTCTTCATCCCGCACTACGGCACCAGCGGCGCCACCGAGTACACCGCAAGCTGGGCCATCGAAGAAGCCCTCTCCGTCGACAACCTCTTCGTCTTCCTCCTTCTCTTCAAGACCTTCGGCATCCCCGAAGACCGCCAGCCAAAGGTCCTCTTCTGGGGCGTCGCCGGAGCCATTGTCATGCGCGGTGCCTTCATCGCCGGCGGACTCTCCCTCCTCGCCCGCTTCCATTGGGTCGAGTACGTCTTCGGCCTCATCCTTCTCGTCGCCGCCTTCCGCCTCCTCAAGCCCGAAAGCGAAGACGAACACGCCACCAACCAGCCCGCCTGGCTCCGCTGGCTCACGAAGGTCCACCCCGTCTCCCCGCGCACCGACGTCTTCTCCGCGCGCGAAGCCATCGGCTCCTCCAGCAAGCGCCTCTGGATGCCCACCACCCTGCTGCTCGCGCTCATCGCCGTCGAACTCACCGACGTGGTCTTCGCGCTCGACTCCATCCCGGCCGTCCTCAGCATCACGCGCACGCCCTTCCTCGCCTACACCTCGAACATCATGGCCGTCATGGGCCTGCGCTCGCTCTACGTTCTGCTCGCCGCCCTGTTGAAGTCCCTGCGCTTCATGCACTACGGCCTCGCGGCTCTACTCGCCTTCGCCGCAGTCAAGATGCTCATCGCCCACTGGCTGGAGATCGGCCCCCTCGTCTCCCTCGGCGTCATCGCCGGAGTTCTCGCCATCACGGTCGGCACCTCCCTGGCCTTCAAACAAAAAACCGCATAA
- a CDS encoding SDR family oxidoreductase produces MADIQGKVVVITGASSGIGAVTAKELAKQGAVVVLGARRKDRLDDVVSEIEAAGGKALAVACDVLKRADLVALVEAAVTAFGKVDVIVNNAGIMPLSPMSELRVEEWEQTIDVNIKGVLYGIAAALPVFEKQGSGHFVNISSVAGIRAFPMAAVYCGSKWAVGAITETLRQETAGKGIRTTVILPGAFETELGGTIKHAETAEQMGHFMQVAQPPQAIAEAIAFAIGQPKGVAVNELVVRPAAQFI; encoded by the coding sequence ATGGCTGACATTCAAGGCAAGGTTGTAGTGATTACGGGTGCGAGCAGCGGTATTGGCGCGGTGACGGCGAAGGAACTGGCAAAACAGGGTGCGGTTGTGGTGCTCGGTGCTCGTCGCAAAGACCGGCTGGACGATGTGGTGAGCGAGATCGAAGCGGCCGGTGGCAAGGCCCTGGCGGTGGCTTGCGATGTGCTGAAGCGTGCGGACCTGGTGGCGCTGGTGGAGGCCGCGGTGACGGCGTTTGGCAAGGTCGATGTGATCGTGAACAATGCGGGCATCATGCCGCTTTCGCCGATGAGCGAACTGCGCGTCGAGGAGTGGGAGCAGACGATCGACGTGAATATCAAGGGCGTGCTGTATGGCATTGCGGCGGCGTTGCCGGTGTTTGAGAAGCAGGGCAGCGGGCACTTTGTGAACATTTCGTCGGTGGCGGGGATTCGCGCGTTCCCGATGGCGGCGGTATACTGCGGCTCGAAGTGGGCTGTGGGGGCGATTACGGAGACGCTGCGCCAGGAGACTGCGGGCAAGGGGATTCGCACGACGGTGATTTTGCCGGGTGCGTTTGAGACCGAGCTTGGTGGAACGATCAAGCATGCGGAGACGGCTGAGCAGATGGGCCACTTTATGCAGGTTGCGCAGCCGCCGCAGGCGATTGCTGAGGCGATTGCGTTTGCGATCGGGCAGCCGAAGGGCGTGGCGGTGAATGAGTTGGTGGTGCGGCCTGCGGCGCAATTTATCTAA
- a CDS encoding DegT/DnrJ/EryC1/StrS family aminotransferase translates to MSEATLQPVPLLDFSREYAAHREELLAALTAVADTQRLILGPAVTAFEAHAAAALEVDHAIGCASGTDALWLALAALEIGDEETTSTREKQAVVTTPFSFFATASSILRAGATPVFADIDPLTFNLSPASTAQAIERHHSAGGPTVAAILPVHLYGQCADMDAFATLAAQHGAAIVEDAAQAWGARWNGAAAGTLGDLAAFSFYPTKNLAAMGDAGLVTTTDAALAERATMLRAHGMRKRYFHDEVGWNSRIDSLQAAVLSVRLQYVEAGNARRRQIAALYADLFNLAGIVGTDISEGIVLPYTDPRAEHVFHQFVIRAPRRDELRADLSAHSIGSEIYYPHPLHLQESLATLGYKLGDFPESERAAAEVLALPIYPELRDDEAATVVEAIRHFYA, encoded by the coding sequence ATGTCGGAAGCCACTCTTCAGCCCGTCCCCCTGCTCGATTTCAGCCGCGAATACGCCGCTCACCGCGAAGAGTTGCTCGCCGCGCTCACCGCCGTAGCCGACACTCAGAGACTCATCCTCGGCCCCGCCGTTACGGCCTTTGAAGCTCACGCCGCCGCCGCTCTTGAGGTCGACCACGCCATCGGTTGCGCCAGCGGAACCGACGCTCTCTGGCTCGCGCTCGCCGCCCTTGAAATTGGTGACGAAGAAACCACCTCCACCCGCGAAAAACAGGCCGTCGTCACCACGCCGTTCTCTTTCTTCGCCACCGCCAGCAGCATCCTCCGCGCTGGAGCCACGCCCGTCTTCGCCGACATTGATCCGCTGACCTTCAACCTCTCGCCCGCGTCCACCGCCCAGGCGATCGAGCGCCACCACAGCGCTGGCGGCCCCACCGTCGCGGCCATTCTCCCCGTCCATCTCTACGGCCAGTGCGCCGACATGGACGCCTTCGCCACCCTCGCCGCACAGCACGGCGCAGCCATCGTCGAAGACGCCGCCCAGGCTTGGGGAGCGCGCTGGAACGGCGCCGCCGCCGGAACCCTCGGCGACCTCGCCGCCTTCAGCTTCTACCCCACCAAGAACCTCGCCGCCATGGGCGACGCGGGCCTCGTCACCACCACCGACGCCGCGCTCGCCGAACGCGCCACCATGCTCCGCGCCCACGGCATGAGGAAGCGTTACTTCCACGACGAAGTCGGCTGGAACTCCCGCATCGACTCCCTCCAGGCCGCAGTCCTCTCCGTCCGCCTCCAATACGTCGAAGCCGGCAACGCCCGCCGCCGCCAGATCGCCGCGCTCTACGCCGACCTCTTCAACCTCGCCGGCATCGTCGGCACCGACATCTCCGAAGGCATCGTCCTGCCTTACACCGACCCGCGCGCCGAACACGTCTTCCACCAGTTCGTCATCCGCGCCCCGCGCCGCGACGAACTCCGCGCCGACCTCTCGGCCCACAGCATCGGCAGCGAAATCTACTACCCGCACCCGCTGCACCTGCAGGAATCTCTCGCCACCCTCGGCTACAAGCTCGGCGACTTCCCGGAGTCCGAGCGCGCTGCCGCCGAAGTCCTCGCCCTTCCCATTTACCCCGAACTCCGCGACGACGAAGCCGCCACCGTCGTAGAAGCCATCCGCCACTTCTACGCCTGA
- a CDS encoding M28 family peptidase, with amino-acid sequence MTLLRKLAAALLLAATAAAHAQAHPVSGARVMELTKQYLAVAPHRAIGTPGHTAAEKFITSHFAPEASKGNFVTDRFSAHTPAGQMSMTNYIAKFPGKKDGIIVIASHYETNYPLQSIGFVGANDGACTTALLIALGDYYRLHPPQGYSIWLVFDDGEEAVGKEGMIPSDSLYGVRHLAAKWSGDGTIGKIKAFVVADMLGWKSMNIDREENSTPWLLDLLDKAAKTTGHSSSVFHNSMAIEDDHIPFKQRGVPVLDVIAYEYGPFEQQRGDYAFHHTAKDTIDKLSTTSLQTSADLFVELVKLIDQH; translated from the coding sequence ATGACCCTACTTCGCAAACTCGCCGCCGCCCTGCTCCTCGCCGCCACCGCTGCCGCCCACGCGCAGGCTCATCCCGTCTCCGGCGCCCGAGTCATGGAACTCACAAAGCAATACCTCGCCGTCGCCCCCCACCGCGCCATCGGCACCCCCGGCCACACCGCCGCAGAAAAGTTCATCACCTCCCACTTCGCTCCAGAGGCCTCCAAGGGCAACTTCGTCACCGACCGCTTCTCCGCCCACACCCCGGCCGGCCAGATGTCGATGACCAACTACATCGCGAAGTTCCCCGGCAAAAAAGACGGCATCATCGTCATCGCCTCCCACTACGAAACCAACTACCCGCTGCAAAGCATCGGCTTCGTAGGCGCAAACGACGGAGCCTGCACCACGGCTCTCCTCATCGCGCTCGGCGACTACTACCGCCTCCACCCGCCACAGGGCTACTCCATCTGGCTCGTCTTCGACGACGGCGAAGAGGCCGTCGGCAAAGAAGGCATGATCCCCAGCGACTCGCTCTACGGCGTCCGCCACCTCGCCGCCAAATGGTCCGGCGACGGCACCATCGGCAAGATCAAGGCCTTCGTCGTCGCCGACATGCTCGGCTGGAAGAGCATGAACATCGACCGCGAAGAGAACTCCACCCCCTGGCTTCTCGACCTGCTCGACAAGGCCGCCAAAACCACCGGCCACTCCTCCTCCGTCTTCCACAACTCCATGGCGATCGAGGACGACCACATCCCCTTCAAGCAGCGCGGCGTCCCTGTCCTCGACGTCATCGCCTACGAGTACGGCCCCTTCGAGCAGCAGCGCGGCGACTACGCCTTCCACCACACGGCCAAGGACACCATCGACAAGCTCTCCACGACGTCCCTCCAAACCTCCGCCGACCTCTTCGTCGAGCTCGTCAAACTCATCGACCAGCACTAA
- the hfq gene encoding RNA chaperone Hfq: protein MDSKPAQNIQDTFLNTVRKDKSPITIYLVSGVKLTGKIRSFDKYSVLLENNAQEQLIFKHAISTVVSGRGHMDTRPHSETRAPQAPGVAGSQPVDPQSNH, encoded by the coding sequence ATGGATTCGAAGCCGGCACAGAACATTCAGGATACTTTTCTGAACACGGTCCGCAAGGACAAGAGCCCTATCACCATTTACCTGGTCAGCGGTGTGAAGCTGACTGGCAAGATCCGCTCGTTCGACAAATACTCGGTGCTGTTGGAGAACAACGCCCAGGAACAGCTGATCTTCAAACATGCGATCTCGACGGTGGTCAGCGGACGTGGTCACATGGACACACGCCCGCATAGCGAAACTCGCGCACCGCAGGCACCGGGTGTGGCTGGATCGCAGCCTGTGGACCCGCAGAGCAACCACTAA